The nucleotide window CCACGGCGCCTACATCGTGGTGATCGCCATGCCGCTGCTCTTCCTGGCCATGGTCGGGGTGCGCCGGCACTACGACCGGGTGGCCGAGGAGCTGGCGGTGGCCGACGACTCCCGCCCCGAGGCGCCCGCCCGCAACCACGCGGTCGTCCTGGTCTCCACCGTCCACGCGCCCACCCTGCGGGCCGTCGGCTACGCCCGCTCGATCCGTCCCGACACCGTCGAGGCGGTCACCGTCGGAGTCGTCCCCGAGGACGCCGAGGCGCTGCGCGCGCGGTGGGACGCCCACGACATGGGGGTGCCGCTGAAGGTGCTGGACTCCCCGTACCGCGAGATCACCCGGCCGGTGCTGGACCACGTGCGCGCCCTGCGCCGCGACAGCCCGCGCGACGTGGTCACCGTGGTCATCCCCGAGTACGTGCTGGGCCGCTGGTGGGAGCAGATCCTGCACAACCAGAGCGCGCTGCGGCTCAAGGCCCGGCTGCTGTTCACCTCCGGCGTGATGGTGATCAGCGTGCCCTACCTGCTCGGCTCCGCCCAGCGCCGTACCGAGCGCGAGGACGCCCGCCGCGCGCCGGCTGCCGCCCGCTGACCACCGCGCCCGCGCGGATACCCTGGTCACCCGTCAGGATCGTGTCAATACGGCCCTGACGGGTGGCTTTTCTCCGTTTCGCCGGTTTCGCGCTGCGTACGCTCGGCGATGCCGGACCGTTTCGACGCTACGAAGATGGAGCCATGGCACGCGGCAGACTGCGTATCTACCTCGGGGCGGCCCCCGGGGTGGGAAAGACCTACGCGATGCTCTCCGAGGGGCACCGGCGGCTGGAACGCGGCACCGACCTCGTCGTCGGCTTCGTCGAGACCCACAACCGGCCGCGCACCGAGGTGATGCTGCACGGGCTGGAGCAGATCCCGCGCCGCACCCTGACCTACCGCGGCTCGCGCTTCACCGAGATGGACGTGGACGCCGTCCTCGCCCGCCGCCCCGAGGTCGCCCTCGTCGACGAGCTGCCGCACACCAACGTCCCCGGCTCCCGCAACGCCAAGCGCTGGCAGGACGTCGAGGAACTCCTCGAAGCCGGCGTCGACGTGATATCCACCGTCAACATCCAGCACCTGGAGTCGCTGGGCGACGTCGTCGAGTCGATAACCGGCGTCCGGCAGCGGGAGACCGTCCCCGACGAGGTGGTCCGCCGCGCCGACCAGATCGAACTGGTCGACATGTCGCCACAGGCGCTGCGCCGCCGCATGGCGCACGGCAACATCTACCAGCCGGACAAGATCGACGCGGCGCTCGCCAACTACTTCCGCCCCGGCAACCTCACCGCACTGCGCGAACTCGCCCTGCTGTGGACCGCCGACCGGGTGGACGAATACCTCCAGCAGTACCGTGCCGAGCACCGCATCTCCTCCACCTGGCAGGCCCGCGAGCGGATCGTCGTCGGCCTCACCGGCGGTCCGGAGGGGCGCACCCTGATCCGGCGCGCCGCCCGGCTGGCCGCCAAGGGCTCCGGCAGCGAGATCCTCGCCGTCTACGTGGCCCGCAGCGACGGCCTCGCCTCTGGCTCCCCCAAGGAGCTGACGGTCCAGCGGACCCTCGTCGAAGACCTTGGCGGATCGTTTCACCACGTGGTCGGCGACGACGTCCCCACCGCCCTGCTCGACTTCGCCCGCGGCGTCAACGCCACCCAGATCGTGCTGGGCACCTCCCGCCGCAAGGCCTGGCAGTACGTCCTCGGCCCCGGCGTCGGCGCCACCGTGGCCCGTGAATCCGGCCCCGACCTCGACGTCCACATCGTCACCCACGAGGAGGCCGCCAAGGGCCGCGGACTGCCGGTGGCCCGCGGCGCCCGGCTCGGCCGCGCCCGGATCGCCCTGGGCTGGCTGGTCGGCTGCGGCGGCCCGGCGCTGCTCACCCCGTTGCTGCTGGCCTTCACCCCCGGCCTCGGGCTCGCCAACGACATGCTGCTCTACCTGGCGACCACGGTGGCGGCGGCGCTGGTCGGCGGGATGCTCCCGGCGCTCGCCTCGGCGGCCGTCGGCTCGCTGCTGATCAACTACTTCTTCGCCCCGCCGGTCCACCGGTTCACCATCGCCGACCCGCACAACATCGTGGCGATCGTGATCTTCGTGGCGGTCGCCGTCTCGGTGGCCTCGGTGGTCGATCTCGCCGCCCGCCGCACCCACCAGGCCGCCCGGCTGCGCGCCGAGGCCGAGATCCTCTCGCTGCTGGCCGGCAACGTCCTGCGCGGCGAGACCTCCCTCGACGCCCTGCTGGAACGGGTCCGCGAGACGTTCGCCATGGACAGCGTCGCGCTGCTGGAACGGAACGACGAGTACGCCCCGTGGACCCGGGCCGGCGGGGTGGGGCCCACCCCGTGCGGCCGGCCCGACGCCGCGGACGTGGCGGTG belongs to Streptantibioticus cattleyicolor NRRL 8057 = DSM 46488 and includes:
- a CDS encoding sensor histidine kinase; this encodes MARGRLRIYLGAAPGVGKTYAMLSEGHRRLERGTDLVVGFVETHNRPRTEVMLHGLEQIPRRTLTYRGSRFTEMDVDAVLARRPEVALVDELPHTNVPGSRNAKRWQDVEELLEAGVDVISTVNIQHLESLGDVVESITGVRQRETVPDEVVRRADQIELVDMSPQALRRRMAHGNIYQPDKIDAALANYFRPGNLTALRELALLWTADRVDEYLQQYRAEHRISSTWQARERIVVGLTGGPEGRTLIRRAARLAAKGSGSEILAVYVARSDGLASGSPKELTVQRTLVEDLGGSFHHVVGDDVPTALLDFARGVNATQIVLGTSRRKAWQYVLGPGVGATVARESGPDLDVHIVTHEEAAKGRGLPVARGARLGRARIALGWLVGCGGPALLTPLLLAFTPGLGLANDMLLYLATTVAAALVGGMLPALASAAVGSLLINYFFAPPVHRFTIADPHNIVAIVIFVAVAVSVASVVDLAARRTHQAARLRAEAEILSLLAGNVLRGETSLDALLERVRETFAMDSVALLERNDEYAPWTRAGGVGPTPCGRPDAADVAVPVGDRMSLALSGRVLPAEDRRLLSAFAAQAAVLLDRRRLVGEAEQARELAEGNRIRTALLAAVSHDLRTPLAAIKAAVSSLRSDDVAWSPEDEADLLEAIEEGADKLDHLVGNLLDMSRLQTGTVTPLMQEVDLDEVVPMALGGVPPDSVALDIPETLPMVLADPGLLERLVANVVENAVKYSGDAERVLVAASALRDRVELRIADRGPGVPDTAKERIFEPFQRYGDAPRGAGVGLGLAVARGFAEAMGGTLVADDTPGGGLTMVLTLRAAGALDPSAPELPAEVTS